Genomic segment of Candidatus Flexicrinis affinis:
GTACGCCGACGTGCTGCAAGTGGGCGCGCGCAACATGCAGAACTTTACGCTGCTGAACGCCGTTGGCCTCAGCCGTAAGCCGGTGCTGCTCAAGCGCGGGATGAGCAGTACGGTCGAGGACTTGCTCATGGCGGCGGAGTACGTGCTGGCCGGCGGCAATCATCAGGTGATGCTTTGCGAGCGGGGCATCCGTACGTTCGAGACGGCGACGCGCAACACGTTTGACCTGAACGCCATTCCTGTCCTCAAGAATCTCACACATCTGCCCGTGATCGCCGACCCGAGCCACGCGGTCGGCAAGAGCGAATACGTTGAGCCGGTCGCAAGGGCGGCGGTTGCGGCAGGCGCAGACGGGCTGATTGTGGAAGTGCATCTCGATCCGCCCAATGCGATGTCGGATGGCCGTCAGAGCCTGACCCCGGCGCAGTTCACCGCGATGATGCAGGCCGTGCGGCGGGTGGCCGCCGCGGTAGATCGGAGCGCATGACCCCATGGGGTTTGCATCGAAACAGCTTACCGTTGTTGGGCTGGGCCTGATGGGCGCTTCACTGGCGCTGGCGCTGCGCGGTTTTACCGATCAGATCGTGGGCGTGGATGTCGATCCGGTTGCGCGTGCATACGCGCTGAACAACGGCATCACCGACCGCGTCACGGACGACCTGCGCGAAGGTGTGCGCGACTCGGACGTGGTGCTGATGTGCGCACCGGTGCGGATCATCACACGCCTCGTCAGCGGACAAATCGGCTCGTACCTGCGCTCGAACACCTTGCTGATGGACATTGGGAGCACGAAGCGTGACATCTGCGACGTAATGGGCCGGATTCCGATTGGAATTCAGGCGGTTGGCGGCCATCCGATGACCGGCAAGGAAGTCAGCGGCATCGAGAACGCGGATGCGACGCTCTACGTCAACCGGCCTTGGGTGCTGTGTTCGACACGTCGTACCACCCCTGCGGCACGCATTCGGGCGCTGGATCTGGTCGAGGCGGTTGGCGCGATTGCGATCGAGATGGACGCCGACCGGCATGACAAAGTCGTCGCGGCAATCAGCCACCTGCCGTATTTGCTGAGTGTGTCGCTGGTGGCGACCGTGGCCAACGCCGCCGGAAAGACCCCGGAAGTATGGGACCTTGCGGCTGGCGGCTTTCGCGATACGTCCCGCCTTGCGGGCAGCGATATTCGCATGATGAGTGACATTCTGAGCACCAATCGGCAGGCGGTCGCCACGCTGTTGGCGATGTTCCGCGTGCAGTTGGGCCTGTTGGAAACGATGTTGATCGCGCAGGACGAGGAACAACTGACGGAAGCTCTGACGCCGCTGCGCGAGACGCGCATGGAATGGTCGGCAACGTACGAGAAGAGGACGCATGGCACGCGGAGATAAGCAGTGGAACGTGCGACCGTCGCCGGCGTTAGCCGGGACGACGACAGTCCCCGGGGACAAGTCGCTCAGCCATCGGGCCGTGCTGTTCGGCGCATTGGCCGACGGGACAAGCAGCGTGCGCGGGTGGCTTGCCGCTGGGGACACCGAGGCGTCGCTATCAACGATTCAGGCATTGGGTGTGCGCGTGGAGCGTCACGACCTCAACACGCTGACGATTTACGGCGGGGCGCTGCAGCCACCTGCCGGGCCGCTCAACCTCGTCAACGCCGGCACCGGGATTCGCCTGTTGGCCGGCATCATGGCGGGTCAGCCGTTCGCCAGCGTGCTCGACGGCAGCGAACAGCTTCGCCGCAGGCCGATGAAGCGCATCATCGAGCCGCTTAGCCGCATGGGTGCGCGGATCACGTCCAACGACGGGCGCGCGCCGCTGCGCATTGAGCCCGCGTCCCTGCACGGCATCCATTACGACATGCCGATGGCGTCAGCGCAGGTCAAGAGCGCGGTGCTTCTCGCCGGGCTGTTTGCCGAGGGCGACACCGTGCTGACTCAGCCGGGGCCGGCCCGCGACCACACCGAGCGCATGTTGACGGCGATGGGGGCTGATCTGACGGTCGATGGCATGACGTCGCGCATCCGGCGCGGCGGGGCGCTTCGCCCGTTCGACATGACCGTGCCGGGCGATGCGTCCAGCGCCGCTTTCCCGATCGTTGCGGCGGCAGTTGTGCCTGACAGCGATATCACCCTGACGGGCGTCAACCTGAACGACACGCGCACCGGGATCATCGACGTGCTGCGGGACATGGGCGCGGACATCACGGTGACAGAAACCGGACTCGAAGCGGGCGAACCGGTTGGCACGATCCGCGTGCGCCACGCGCCCCTGCGCGCAGTCGACGTGGGCGGCGAAGTTGTGGTGCGGATGATCGACGAATTCCCCGTGTTCATGGTCGCCGCATTGTGCGCCGAAGGCACGACCACCGTCCGAGATGCGCAGGAACTGCGCGTCAAAGAGACCGACCGGATCGCCGTGATGGCGGGGAGCTTCGCAAATTCGGCGCAGAGATCACGGAAACCGAGGACGGATTCTCAATTGCAGGGCCGCAGACGTTGCAGGGCGCGACGGTCGACTCGCACGACGACCACCGGATTGCCATGAGTTGCGCAGTTGCTGCGCTAGTCGCCAGCGGCGAGACGGTCGTGCTGGATGCCGGGTGCGCCGCCGATTCGTTCCCCGGCTTTGCCACGATCATGGCCGCGCTGGGTGCTCCGATTGTCGAGTTGGCTGGAGGTGGGCATGCCGACTAAGGTCGGAATCATCGGCTGGCCGCTGACAACAACGCTCAGCCCCGCCATGCACAACGCAGCGTTCAGGGCGCTGGGCATGGACTGGGAGTACGACGCGATGGCGATCCCGCCTGACATCGTGCGCGAAGGCATTCTCGAGCCACAGCGGCACGGATATGTGGGGCTGAACGTGACGATCCCGCACAAAGAAGAGGCGATGAAGTACGTGACGCCTGACGATGTCGCGCGTGCCGTCGGGGCGGTCAACACGATCGACCTGCGCGACATGACCGCGACCAATACCGATCTACTGGGGTTTCTGATGGACCTTGCGGCGCATGGCATTGACGTCTCAGGCAAGCGGGTTACCGTGCTTGGGGCGGGCGGCGCCGCGCGATCGGCGGTGGTTGGACTGTGCGGCGCGGGCGCAGACGTGCGCGTGGCGAGCCGCAGCCTCGACAAAGCACGTATGATGGTCGCCAACCTTGCCTTGAGCAATATCCGGCTTTCGGCGCGAGCGGTCGACATCGCCGATCTTGCGGCCGAGCCGACAGATGTGATCGTCAACTGCACGCCGGCTGGGATGCTGCCGGAGGTCGACGCGACGCCGTGGCCGGACCCGGTGCCATTTCCAGAGCAGGTGATTGTCTACGATATGATCTATAAGCCGGCCCGCACGCGTTTGATGCAGCAAGCCGAAGCGCACGGCGGCCGTGGCGTCGGCGGGCTGGGCATGCTGGTCCATCAAGGCGCGGCGGCCTTTGAACGTTGGACGGGAGTCACCGCGCCGGTCGACGTCATGTTCGAGGCGGTGCGGGCGCAGTTGGGATTGAATGACGTGAATCGTTCCGGGAATGACGAGGGCGCGCGCCGATGAGCGTACTCCGCTTTTTGACCGCTGGCGAAAGCCACGGCCCGATGCTGACCGCTATCCTTGACGGGATGCCGGCCGGCATCCCGTTGACCAGCGACGATATCGACGTGCAGCTTGCGCGACGGCAGCAGGGTTACGGCAGCGGCGGCCGTATGCAGATCGAGAAGGATCACGCGCGCATCACGGCAGGGGTGATGGCTGGACTCACAACCGGTGCGCCGATCGGCCTGTTGGTCGAAAACCGCGACTTCAAGAACTGGAAAGAAAAAGACATCGAGCCGATGACCATCCCGCGCCCCGGCCATGCAGACCTCACCGGCGCGGTCAAGTACGGCTACCGCGACCTGCGCCTTGCGTTGGAGCGTGCGAGCGCGCGAGAGACGACCATGCGCGTTGCCGTCGGCGCGATCTGCCGTAAATTGCTCGCGGAGTTTGGGATTGTGGTCGGCGGCTACGTGACGCAGATCGGCGGCGTTCGCGCCGAGCTTCCGGGCAATCTGACCTATGCCGAACGGTTCCGTTTGGCTGAGGAGTCGGATGTGCGGTGCCCGGTGGATGACGTCTCGGAGCAGATGCGCGAGGCGATCCGGCAGGCGAAGATCGACAAGGATACGCTGGGCGGGGTGATGGAACTCGTCGCGCTCAACGTCCCGCCGGGGCTGGGGGCGCACGTACAGCACGACCGAAAGCTGGACGGCCGCATCGTCGGCGCGATGACCAGTATTCACGCCATGAAAGGCGCCGAGATCGGCGACGCGTTCGCGCAGGCCGGGATGCCAGGGACGCGTGCGCATGATGCGATCGATTCGGTGGACGGCCAGCTCATACGGCGCACAAACCGCGCTGGAGGACTGGAAGGCGGCATCACCACTGGCGAACCGATCGTTGTGCGGGTCGCGATGAAGCCAATCGCGACGGTGCTTGCCGGTTTCGACTCGGTCGATCTGACGACCGGCGAGCCGACGCCGACGAAATACGAGCGCAGCGATTTCTGCGCGCTGCCGCGTGCCGTGCCGATCGGCGAGGCGATGCTCTCGATCGTGCTGGCGGACGCACTGCTCGAAAAGCTCGGCGGCGACAGCATCGAAGAGATGCGCCCGCGCTTTGACAGCCTGCGGCGCAGCCATATCGAGGATCTGCCGATGGACGCGAGACCGTGGCGCTTCGGGTATGAGTAAGCCGGCGAATATCGTGTTGACCGGATTCATGGGTACCGGCAAGTCGACAGTCGGGAAACTCGTTGCTGACGAACTGCGCATGTCGTTCGTCGACACCGACACGTTGATTCAGTCGCGTGCCGGACGCGCCATTCCGGCCATCTTCGCCGAGGACGGCGAGGCCGTGTTTCGCGCGATGGAGCGCGACGTTTGTGTCGAACTCGCCGCCCAGCATGGGCTTGTGGTCGCAACCGGTGGCGGCATGCTGGTCGATCCGCGCAACCGGGCGGCATTTGCAGCTACAGCGCTGATCGTGTGTTTGTGGGCATCGCCAGGCACTATCGCGGCGCGACTTGCTGGGAACAGCGGGCGGCCGTTGGCTGCTTCATGGCGTGCGCTCCTCGAACAGCGGACGCCGATCTATCGACAGCTTCCGCACCACCTCGACACGACAGGACGTGCGCCTGAAGACACCGCACAGGAGGTCATCGCGCTGTGGCAGTCATCCTGACCGTCCGGTCGCCGGACGGCGACTATCAGATCGTGATAGAGCGCGGAGTCGCGCGACGCGTCGCTGAGTTCAGTGCGCATCCGCGTGTGGCCGTCACGACCAACACCACCATCGCTCCGCTTCATGCGCAGACCGTCCTTGATGCGCTGCCGACTGCGCGTCTCGTCACGATGCCTGACGGCGAGCAGTACAAGACGCTGGCGACCGTCGAGGCGCTCTACCACGGCTACGTACAGGCAGGGTTGGATCGGCACGGCGCGGTCCTCGCACTCGGCGGGGGCGTTGTTGGAGACACGGCAGGGTTCGGGGCCGCGACCTACTACCGCGGCGTCGACCTGATCCAGATGCCCACGTCGCTGCTGGCGATGGTCGACAGCAGCGTTGGCGGCAAGGTTGGAGTCGATTTGCCCGAAGGCAAGAACCTCGTCGGCGCGTTCAAACAGCCAACCGTGGTGCTGATCGATACCGACTTCCTCGCGACGCTGCCGGAGGTCGAGTGGCGATGCGGCATGGCGGAAGTCGTCAAGGCCGGCTTGATCGGCGATCCGGCGATCCTCGATCCGTCGTTGTGGACATCGACACGCGCCGAGGACCTGATCCGACGTGCCGTGCAGGTCAAAATCGACATTGTCGAGGCCGATCCGTTCGAGAAGGGCGTACGCGCATATCTCAACCTCGGCCACACGTTTGCGCACGCGCTCGAGACGGTGACGCACTACGGCTGGCGCCACGGCGAGGCGGTCGGGCTCGGGCTGGTCGCCGCTGCGCACCTGTCCGCAGGACTCGGGATGTGTGACACGAGTCTGCCTGAACAGGTCGAGGCGTGGGTGCGTCAAGTCGGGCTGCCGACGCGACTGGGCGATGT
This window contains:
- the aroE gene encoding shikimate dehydrogenase translates to MPTKVGIIGWPLTTTLSPAMHNAAFRALGMDWEYDAMAIPPDIVREGILEPQRHGYVGLNVTIPHKEEAMKYVTPDDVARAVGAVNTIDLRDMTATNTDLLGFLMDLAAHGIDVSGKRVTVLGAGGAARSAVVGLCGAGADVRVASRSLDKARMMVANLALSNIRLSARAVDIADLAAEPTDVIVNCTPAGMLPEVDATPWPDPVPFPEQVIVYDMIYKPARTRLMQQAEAHGGRGVGGLGMLVHQGAAAFERWTGVTAPVDVMFEAVRAQLGLNDVNRSGNDEGARR
- a CDS encoding prephenate dehydrogenase/arogenate dehydrogenase family protein; the protein is MGFASKQLTVVGLGLMGASLALALRGFTDQIVGVDVDPVARAYALNNGITDRVTDDLREGVRDSDVVLMCAPVRIITRLVSGQIGSYLRSNTLLMDIGSTKRDICDVMGRIPIGIQAVGGHPMTGKEVSGIENADATLYVNRPWVLCSTRRTTPAARIRALDLVEAVGAIAIEMDADRHDKVVAAISHLPYLLSVSLVATVANAAGKTPEVWDLAAGGFRDTSRLAGSDIRMMSDILSTNRQAVATLLAMFRVQLGLLETMLIAQDEEQLTEALTPLRETRMEWSATYEKRTHGTRR
- the aroB gene encoding 3-dehydroquinate synthase, with translation MAVILTVRSPDGDYQIVIERGVARRVAEFSAHPRVAVTTNTTIAPLHAQTVLDALPTARLVTMPDGEQYKTLATVEALYHGYVQAGLDRHGAVLALGGGVVGDTAGFGAATYYRGVDLIQMPTSLLAMVDSSVGGKVGVDLPEGKNLVGAFKQPTVVLIDTDFLATLPEVEWRCGMAEVVKAGLIGDPAILDPSLWTSTRAEDLIRRAVQVKIDIVEADPFEKGVRAYLNLGHTFAHALETVTHYGWRHGEAVGLGLVAAAHLSAGLGMCDTSLPEQVEAWVRQVGLPTRLGDVSADTLWDAMATDKKWRAGRSRFVLMHGPQHVTVVEDVPRSAVLEALDKVS
- the aroC gene encoding chorismate synthase, which produces MSVLRFLTAGESHGPMLTAILDGMPAGIPLTSDDIDVQLARRQQGYGSGGRMQIEKDHARITAGVMAGLTTGAPIGLLVENRDFKNWKEKDIEPMTIPRPGHADLTGAVKYGYRDLRLALERASARETTMRVAVGAICRKLLAEFGIVVGGYVTQIGGVRAELPGNLTYAERFRLAEESDVRCPVDDVSEQMREAIRQAKIDKDTLGGVMELVALNVPPGLGAHVQHDRKLDGRIVGAMTSIHAMKGAEIGDAFAQAGMPGTRAHDAIDSVDGQLIRRTNRAGGLEGGITTGEPIVVRVAMKPIATVLAGFDSVDLTTGEPTPTKYERSDFCALPRAVPIGEAMLSIVLADALLEKLGGDSIEEMRPRFDSLRRSHIEDLPMDARPWRFGYE
- a CDS encoding shikimate kinase gives rise to the protein MSKPANIVLTGFMGTGKSTVGKLVADELRMSFVDTDTLIQSRAGRAIPAIFAEDGEAVFRAMERDVCVELAAQHGLVVATGGGMLVDPRNRAAFAATALIVCLWASPGTIAARLAGNSGRPLAASWRALLEQRTPIYRQLPHHLDTTGRAPEDTAQEVIALWQSS